The genomic stretch GTTTATCGTCATTGCAACACAAACAGCGATGGAGAATTGTCTTCTACTGAAACGTACTGGTGTCCGATGGAGTAAGTGTTAGTCGAGCAATATGCACTCTATCACCTTTATGACTACTAGTTAAGACAGTACATCTTATCACGCGTGCCCCCAGATCAGTCACAATTAGTCTCGTACCGTTACACAACCCACGTAATTGATCAATGCTTCGCAGAAGCATCACCATAGCACCGACCTTCAACTTCAATTGGTGATTCGGGAGTCCGACACATTTAATACTGTTGAGGAATTCAGTAGAGTGAATGTCACCGTCACCTGTACCTCTATCATCACTACACACCTCATCGTAGCTTAAATAAATTCTCTCATCCTTTTTAATAAGCGACAAAACATATTTATTTACTGATTCGACAATCTCGTGAGTAGGGACCAGGATTGCCCTTTGTTGGAGATATTCCGGATTCCACAATTGTGCAAGCAGATCCGGATAAGTGACATCTACTAATGTCTTAATAGGATTCGTCACATCCTGAATGAGTAAGTCGGATGGTAATTCTAGATCAACTTCTCCATCATTTTCACCGCCTGCTataccatctccaatctccaagaGCCATTCGGAATCGCATATTTTTGGTCACTTGAACTACCAACTTGCAATCGCATATTTTTGGTCAATCTAAGTACCTATACGTGGTATACGTTTTATATCTTTTAAATACAGTACGACAATAATAATTTAAGTAAGACTCACATAAAACGGTAATATTGATATTTAAAGAAAGAAATATATACCTTGCAGAAAGACCACAAATACGATGAACACAGGTATGCAGCCACAACATCTgctctacttccttttgaaacaACCGGTAATGTCTGTCTAAAATCACCCCCGAATACCACAACTTTCCCACCAAACGGCAGTTCAGCATTTCCCACGTGCAAA from Silene latifolia isolate original U9 population chromosome 2, ASM4854445v1, whole genome shotgun sequence encodes the following:
- the LOC141640166 gene encoding uncharacterized protein LOC141640166, coding for MTDEQRLVYNEVMEAALNNKGGVFFVYGYGGTRKTFLWRALCAGGVTAHSRFGISINVMEDSICSRIKLGSDLAELLIRAKLIIWDEAPMTHRHCFEALDKSLKDVMRLLHVGNAELPFGGKVVVFGGDFRQTLPVVSKGSRADVVAAYLCSSYLWSFCKVLRLTKNMRLQVGSSSDQKYAIPNGSWRLEMDVTNPIKTLVDVTYPDLLAQLWNPEYLQQRAILVPTHEIVESVNKYVLSLIKKDERIYLSYDEVCSDDRGTGDGDIHSTEFLNSIKCVGLPNHQLKLKVGAMVMLLRSIDQLRGLCNGTRLIVTDLGARVIRCTVLTSSHKGDRVHIARLTLTPSDTSTFQ